The Sedimentibacter sp. zth1 DNA segment AACAGCTGAGGAATCTAACCAAAGATATAAATTCTTGGTTGAGCAAGGTTCGACAGGTTTATCAGTTGCATTTGACTTACCAACACAAATTGGTTATGATTCAGACCATTCATTAGCAGAAGGTGAAGTAGGTAAAGTTGGCGTAGCAATAGATACATTAAAAGATATGGAAATATTATTTGATGGTATTCCTTTAGATAAAGTTAGTACATCTATGACAATCAATGCTCCAGCATCAGTATTACTTGCAATGTATATAGCAGTTGCTGAAAAGCAAGGAGTATCTGCTGATAAATTAAGAGGAACTATTCAAAATGATATTCTAAAAGAATATATAGCAAGAGGAACTTACATATTCCCAACAGAACCTTCAATGAGATTAATAACAAATATTTTTGAATATTGCTCAAAAGAAGTTCCAAAATGGAATACAATAAGTATTTCAGGCTACCACATTAGAGAAGCTGGCTCAACAGCAGCTCAAGAAGTTGGTTTTACAATAGCAGATGGTATTGCATATGTAGAAGCAGCTATAAAGGCTGGTCTTGATGTTGATACTTTTGCTCCAAGATTATCTTTCTTCTTCAATGCTCACAATGATTTACTAGAAGAAATATCTAAATATAGAGCTGCAAGAAGATTATGGGCAAAAATCATGAAAGAAAGATTCGGCGCAAAAAATCCAAAATCTATGATGCTTAAATTCCATACTCAAACTGGTGGATGTACATTAACTGCTCAACAACCAGATAACAATATAGTTAGAGTTGCTATTCAAACATTAGCAGCAGTTTTAGGTGGAACTCAATCATTACACACTAATTCAAGAGATGAAGCATTAGCTTTACCAACAACTGAATCAGTTCAAATAGCACTTAGAACTCAACAAATTGTAGCTTATGAATCAGGTGTTACAAATACAGTTGACCCATTAGCTGGTTCATACTATATAGAAGCTAAGACAAAACAAATCGAAGACGAAGCTATGGAATACATCAGCAAAATTGATGAATTGGGTGGAGCACCAAGAGCAATTGATTTAGGATATATACAAAAAGAAATTTCAGATTCTGCTTACAAATACCAAATGGAGATAGAATCTTTAGATAGAATAGTAGTTGGAGTTAACAAATTCCAAGTAGAAGAAGCTGCACCAAAAGGATTATTAAGAGTTGATCCAATAGTTGGAGAAATGCAAAAGAAAAAAATCGCAGACGTAAAAGCATCTAGAAATAATGAAGCTGTTAAAGAAGCTTTAGAAGCATTGAGAAAAGCTTGCCAAGGTACAGACAATGTTATGCCATATATTTTAACTGCAGTTAAGGAATATGCAACACTTGGAGAAATTTGCGGTGTAATGAGAGAAGAATTTGGTGAATACGAACACGCTGTTTTATTATAGTTTAACACAATTTGTCGTAAACAAATTGATGTTAAGACTTAATATTGAAGGATAGAGTTTTTTAAAAAAATATTTTTATTTTAAAGTAATTTATTTGAAAACTTATGCTAACGATGAATAATAATTATGGAGGATATAAAATGAACAGACCAATTAGAGTATT contains these protein-coding regions:
- a CDS encoding methylmalonyl-CoA mutase is translated as MFDKEKKAAWEQNVLGKLLAKRPESKETFRTGSGDVVNRLYTPEDVENINYDEELGYPGQYPFTRGYQPTMYRGKPWTMRMYAGFATAEESNQRYKFLVEQGSTGLSVAFDLPTQIGYDSDHSLAEGEVGKVGVAIDTLKDMEILFDGIPLDKVSTSMTINAPASVLLAMYIAVAEKQGVSADKLRGTIQNDILKEYIARGTYIFPTEPSMRLITNIFEYCSKEVPKWNTISISGYHIREAGSTAAQEVGFTIADGIAYVEAAIKAGLDVDTFAPRLSFFFNAHNDLLEEISKYRAARRLWAKIMKERFGAKNPKSMMLKFHTQTGGCTLTAQQPDNNIVRVAIQTLAAVLGGTQSLHTNSRDEALALPTTESVQIALRTQQIVAYESGVTNTVDPLAGSYYIEAKTKQIEDEAMEYISKIDELGGAPRAIDLGYIQKEISDSAYKYQMEIESLDRIVVGVNKFQVEEAAPKGLLRVDPIVGEMQKKKIADVKASRNNEAVKEALEALRKACQGTDNVMPYILTAVKEYATLGEICGVMREEFGEYEHAVLL